CGAGACACTCTCGACCCTTTGCATACGCGCTCACCTCCTCCGGACTTCACCCATCCACCTTCCTGCCTCCCTTCCCTCGGCGCGATTTCTGTTCTTCGCGCTTTCCCGGCACCACCCACGGTTTTAGGCGGAGGACGCCCTCCAGCTCTTGGGTCCGCGTTTCCGCAGCACCTCGCCATGACCGCAGCAGAACCGTTCAGTACTACGAAGGCTCTGACTCCTGCCCACCGTCACCACGGCGGTCAGGTCTCCCCGCTTCTCTCGCATTTCCTTCCCAGCGTTCCGTCTCCAACCACGGAGGGGACCCGAATGTCGCTTTCCACGCCAATCCCAGCGCATCCGATGATTTTCAGGCTTCACCTTCTCCTAGCGGGCTCGCCGTCCCGTACCGCCGAATCGAGTTCGTCATCCTACGGACCGCCAGTTCGCCTCCGGTTGCTCTCCACCCCGCCTCGCGACGACGCAGTTACCTTCGACTACGGGGCCTTGGCTTACCCCGACACGGACTCTCACCGTGCAGAAAATGCGCCTCCACGGACGCACTAGGAGCCGAGCCCCCTCGGCGATTTATCCATATGTGGAAAAAAAAGGGGGGGAAGGGGACGGAGGGAATAGATATTAATCCCTCCGTCCCCTTTTCACCGTCCCCTTTTTTCGCGTCCCCTTTTCAGTGTCAGCTGGCGCGACTCTCCAGGGGGACGATGCCCGCTAGGCGATCGGGGTCCCGCTGGATCTCCCACAGGTCGGGGGCCCTTGCATGCGCAGCCAGGATTCTGGGGTGGTGCGGGTGAAAAGGCCGATGCGAACCGCCATCTCCGGCGACAGGGCCCGCTTCTCGTGGAGGAACTGGGAGACGGTCAGGCGCAATACCTCGAAACGCTGGGCGAACT
Above is a window of Gammaproteobacteria bacterium DNA encoding:
- a CDS encoding HigA family addiction module antitoxin, with the protein product MTKSLRDPNRRPAHPGAILREDVLPGLEMTQTEFAQRFEVLRLTVSQFLHEKRALSPEMAVRIGLFTRTTPESWLRMQGPPTCGRSSGTPIA